In Gammaproteobacteria bacterium, the following are encoded in one genomic region:
- a CDS encoding GTPase/DUF3482 domain-containing protein, producing MDTTPLQLAIMGHPNAGKSSVVATLTENDSIDIGNVPGTTTRSDHYPVIIDGRTVIEFIDTPGFQNPGNLLEWFKAHKDEENVAAVFIEAHESNALYVHDCELLRPVSQGAGIILVVDGSTRIRQKDRDEIELLRLTRRPRMAILNNLTNRENYLSQWDSELRMSFNSVREFNAHRATYAERIDLLNALKSIEQGWEPRFKEAISTFETDWDNRIEQTVETIIELFRTVLEYRVSKRVNPEKISTRTGEKRVKAQLVKRLEEGIRRFEKDAQQEIRAHFRHKVWNTPPGSLLMEDLFSDEVRHGLGLSKVQLALAGAAAGGIAGGLLDATTAGLTHGSFALLGAAGGGVTGWLGGSALARTDIHRMLGGVRVTVGPVTRDGFLFVLLDRILLYCARAMNWSHGRQGADEDAPNRVSEKHVEPASFAQDLTASQRKSLVRFFSAARKGRDTPAEEVFREILRATLHDLSMGAIDSRTNV from the coding sequence GGAAGTCCTCTGTGGTCGCGACGCTGACCGAAAACGACAGCATCGATATCGGTAACGTCCCCGGTACCACGACTCGGTCCGACCACTATCCGGTCATCATCGATGGACGCACCGTGATCGAGTTCATCGACACACCCGGGTTCCAGAACCCGGGCAATCTGCTGGAGTGGTTCAAGGCGCACAAGGACGAGGAGAACGTGGCCGCGGTCTTCATTGAAGCCCACGAATCGAACGCGTTGTACGTCCATGACTGCGAATTGCTCCGTCCCGTATCCCAGGGCGCGGGGATCATCCTGGTCGTCGACGGTTCGACGCGCATCCGCCAGAAGGACCGCGACGAGATCGAACTGCTGAGACTCACCCGGCGCCCCCGAATGGCGATCCTCAACAACCTGACGAATCGGGAGAACTACCTGTCACAGTGGGACAGCGAATTGAGGATGTCCTTCAATTCGGTGCGAGAGTTCAATGCCCACCGGGCCACCTACGCCGAGCGCATCGACCTGCTCAACGCATTGAAGAGTATCGAACAGGGCTGGGAACCCCGGTTCAAGGAGGCGATCAGCACCTTCGAGACGGACTGGGACAATCGCATCGAGCAGACCGTGGAGACGATCATCGAACTCTTCCGGACCGTTCTGGAATACCGGGTGTCGAAACGGGTCAATCCGGAAAAGATCAGCACCCGAACCGGGGAAAAACGGGTCAAGGCCCAGCTCGTCAAGCGTCTTGAGGAAGGGATACGACGGTTCGAGAAAGACGCCCAGCAGGAGATCCGCGCACACTTCCGTCACAAGGTCTGGAACACGCCGCCTGGTTCGCTGCTGATGGAGGACCTGTTCTCGGATGAGGTCCGCCATGGCCTCGGACTCAGCAAGGTGCAGCTCGCGCTGGCGGGTGCCGCGGCCGGAGGGATCGCCGGCGGGTTGCTGGACGCCACGACCGCGGGTCTCACGCACGGATCCTTTGCGCTGCTCGGTGCTGCCGGCGGCGGAGTCACGGGCTGGCTCGGCGGTTCGGCTCTCGCCAGGACGGATATTCACCGCATGCTGGGCGGCGTTCGCGTCACGGTGGGTCCCGTGACCCGCGACGGGTTCCTGTTCGTCCTGCTCGATCGGATCCTGCTCTATTGCGCTCGGGCGATGAACTGGTCCCACGGCCGTCAGGGGGCTGACGAGGATGCGCCGAATCGGGTATCGGAAAAGCACGTGGAACCCGCCAGCTTCGCCCAGGACCTCACCGCAAGCCAGCGCAAGTCGCTGGTGCGGTTCTTCTCAGCCGCTCGAAAGGGCAGGGATACCCCGGCGGAGGAGGTGTTCAGGGAGATCCTGAGAGCGACACTGCATGATCTGTCGATGGGCGCTATCGACAGCAGGACGAACGTTTGA